From the Thermococcus sp. CX2 genome, one window contains:
- a CDS encoding metal-dependent transcriptional regulator gives MEISKREEEYLETMYILHKNKGVIRVKDIAKMMRVKPPSVVDALKKLSEKGLVEYEKYDRILLTEKGKEVAEQTYSKHLLLTKFFIDILGIPPEIAEHDACQFEHYVSEITVQRIREFAQFIQEQCPYVLKQFIKEKLAENEALE, from the coding sequence TTGGAGATAAGCAAGAGGGAAGAGGAATACCTCGAGACCATGTACATCCTCCACAAGAACAAGGGTGTTATACGCGTCAAGGACATCGCTAAAATGATGAGGGTCAAGCCCCCAAGCGTCGTCGATGCCCTCAAAAAGCTCAGCGAGAAGGGTCTGGTCGAATATGAGAAGTACGACAGGATTCTTCTGACCGAGAAGGGCAAAGAAGTTGCCGAACAGACCTATTCAAAGCATCTCCTCCTGACCAAGTTCTTCATAGACATCCTCGGCATACCCCCTGAGATAGCGGAGCACGACGCCTGCCAGTTCGAGCACTATGTGAGCGAGATAACCGTGCAGAGGATAAGGGAGTTCGCCCAGTTCATACAGGAGCAGTGCCCGTACGTGCTCAAGCAGTTCATTAAAGAAAAGCTGGCAGAGAATGAGGCTCTTGAGTGA
- a CDS encoding NCS2 family permease codes for MGWFERYFEFDKYGTDMRTEILAGVTTFMTMAYILFVNPAILSDAMGKEAFDSLVAVTALAAGFATILMGLYAKKPFALAPGMGLNAYFAYSVVLGMGYDWKVALAAVFVEGIIFIILSVTKVRSAIIHAIPLSQKYAVGAGIGLFLTLIGLNDVGLLTAFVQDGVLKFTGLNATALASKQILLFFFGLFLTAVLIARRIKGALLISIITTSILGWITGAAPWPDQIFSTPDISYTFMKMDLQGLLNVGALGVIFAFFMVDFFDTLGTVTGLSAKAGFITRDGKIPDAEKILLTDAVGTTVGAVLGTSTVTTYIESAAGIEEGGRTGMTALVTGFLFLAIGLFIAPLAQAIPAFATAPALVIVGYYMLSAIKEVDFSDPTEAIPAFLVLITIPYTYSIADGIGMGFISYTLLKVFSGRWKEIHPLMYVLALVFIAYFAYLGGVI; via the coding sequence TGGCGGGCGTTACGACCTTCATGACCATGGCCTACATCCTCTTCGTTAATCCAGCGATCCTCAGCGATGCCATGGGTAAGGAGGCCTTCGACTCCCTCGTCGCCGTCACGGCTTTAGCTGCTGGCTTTGCGACGATTCTCATGGGCCTCTACGCCAAGAAGCCTTTCGCCTTGGCCCCAGGAATGGGCCTCAACGCTTACTTCGCCTACAGCGTTGTTTTGGGCATGGGCTACGACTGGAAGGTGGCTTTAGCTGCCGTCTTCGTCGAGGGCATAATCTTCATCATCCTGAGCGTCACGAAAGTTAGGAGCGCGATCATCCACGCCATCCCACTCAGCCAGAAGTACGCCGTTGGTGCTGGAATAGGCCTCTTCCTTACGCTCATAGGCCTCAACGACGTCGGACTTCTCACAGCTTTCGTCCAGGATGGGGTGCTCAAATTCACAGGCCTGAACGCCACCGCACTGGCGAGCAAGCAGATCCTGCTGTTCTTCTTCGGCCTATTCCTCACCGCGGTTCTTATTGCTCGCCGCATCAAGGGCGCTCTGCTCATCTCCATCATAACCACCAGCATCCTCGGCTGGATTACTGGAGCCGCGCCGTGGCCGGACCAGATTTTCTCAACCCCGGACATAAGCTACACCTTCATGAAGATGGACCTCCAGGGACTGCTCAACGTTGGTGCCCTCGGCGTGATCTTTGCCTTCTTCATGGTGGACTTCTTTGATACCCTCGGAACGGTGACTGGCCTGAGCGCCAAAGCTGGCTTCATAACCAGAGACGGAAAGATACCCGATGCAGAAAAGATACTTCTCACCGATGCCGTCGGCACAACTGTTGGTGCGGTCCTCGGAACCTCAACTGTTACAACCTACATCGAGAGTGCAGCGGGAATAGAAGAAGGCGGCAGAACTGGAATGACTGCCCTGGTTACGGGCTTCCTGTTCTTAGCCATAGGCCTCTTCATTGCCCCGCTGGCCCAGGCCATTCCAGCCTTCGCCACCGCTCCAGCGCTGGTCATAGTGGGTTACTACATGCTCAGCGCCATAAAGGAGGTTGACTTCAGCGACCCAACAGAGGCAATCCCAGCGTTCCTCGTGCTCATAACTATACCCTACACCTACTCAATAGCGGACGGCATAGGAATGGGCTTCATAAGCTACACACTGCTCAAGGTCTTCAGCGGCCGCTGGAAGGAGATCCACCCGCTTATGTACGTCCTCGCCCTGGTGTTCATAGCCTACTTCGCATACCTCGGTGGGGTCATCTAA